ttccggtgattttgaagataatcactcgattcgttcgattcgagcgttgataagtgtttctatcattcaaacttcgtcaattgttgaagaaatcacttcgatccatgtaagaaattctttaatttcatttttacgatctgggtttttgatttagtcattgcgttttacgatcttggcgggggtccgagGGCAGCacccctggtagcggggtcccaggggcggcagcccctggcggggtccaaggggcagagcccctggctggggttgacaGTGTTTCTGGTTATGTAAACAACAGGTCCTGGTCACTGCGTTTTAGTTTGATTTTGGTTCTGTGAACAACAGCTTCTAGTTCTGTGAACAAcagtttctggtcattgcgttttagacagtttctggttctgtgaacaacagtttctggtcattacgttttagaaataaaacattttttaagtgtttttactcattgcgttttaggtaaacacatttttatgtgtattCAGTTCATTGCGTTTAGAGAGAAcagtttcttttgtgtttttaggccattgcgttttagaaataagacatttttatgtgttttctaggcattgcgttttagaaataagacatttttaagtgttttctagccattgtgTGTTAGAAATAAGACacttttaagtgttttctggccattgcgttttagaaataagacatttttaagtgttttctggccattgcgttttagaaataagacatttttaagtgttttctggccattgcgttttataaataagacatttttaagtgttttctggccattgcgttttagaaataagacttttttaagtgttttgggtgcattgcgttttaggtaaaacacattcggtcaattgcgttttataaagtacactttcttttgtgtttttagtctattgcgttttagaaataagacatttatttgtgttttctggttattgcgttttagaaataagacatttctttgtgtttttggtgcgttgcgttttagaaaaagtcattttttacgttttttttcattgcattttacgcaactggggtttcaaaaaaaatttcgaaaatatagcaatagtatactcgttttaaagataaaaaaacgctcgttttttttgtgcaatttttataaaaaaaataatgtcgtatgaaaaatttattaacgtttaaaaaatgggggggaattggaggagagagaaactattgtgctggattgactagaatgcccctaacaaacccacgcgcctctttttttttttttgcttcaatttcattcatttaatcttagccattgattaactaaatggatggtcaagatcacttcctagccttcctagccaaataaacttcctattgtatctccaccctcaAAATTAGATCCATAAATTATAGATTAGATTTAAAACACATTTTAGACTCTAGATttacaatcaaaataaaattctaatataatatttaaatctttttaatttaaaatttatcaattaatttatTGATGATGTCCtcattgaatgacatgtgtcccaaatcaggtttcttttattatatagtgtAGATGTAGATGTAGATTCGAGTTCgactaaataaaatataatacatttattctaaaataaatatatatttatatttgttttggCTAAGGATACATGTAAGTAATAATTTAGTCCAAACTTAAGTCTAATGATATCGAATGTATATACAAGTCTAAAAATGGTTATAAAATGTAGATTTATAGATATATATAAAATAGGTTTGGTTACAAGTATAAATAAAccaaattattatatttttagaGGATAATTATAGTTCATAAATTGTGTCGAAAATACTTATTTTACAATAATAAAAAGTCtccctctctctatatatatatgacTAATAGGATGTCAAAAGTATACAATAGtgtttgtataaaaataataTCTATTATTTAACTAAAGGCATAAGTGTGTATATATTGTCCAATTATCCAAAAATTACTTATGTTAATAATTTAACAATTTAATTTAAGGTCCAATATTAAATTAATCAAGTTAAAATAATATGTCTAGTTTGTCTAATATCTAAAGGCACTAATAAGGATTAAAAAAATAGGTTTTGGTATTCTGTACATTTTTCATAAtaatatacaatttaatataacAGTTAAGAATATGAAAATTACTAATGTTACTACTCTAAAATAATTAACATGGATGTCCTAGCATAAACATACTATCAACATataatgataaatatttaaattaaaaaaaataattccTAGAAAATTAGGTAAACAAGATTAACATCATAACTAAAGAAATTGCTTCATAAAACAAGTCTACGATTGTCATGAAATAGATTGATTGGattaatttgtaaaaatataaaaatccccaAATTGTTAAGAATTTTAGAATCGTGTATTTCTAATCGAGCTACAATTTCCTTCCATCAACATAAATTGATAGAGTGCTTTGTAGAGAATGAAAAATAAAGCGAGTTAGGCTCAAGAATTACCTCAAACGGATGAGAAACAAGTTCGAATCGAGAGATAGAAGTTATGAGCTCTAGAATTTGTTCTTCAAAATCGGCAAAAGATTTGAGTGTTTAGGAGAGGGGTTTTGCTCATAGTATCTCGAAAATGGTAAGGgaaaacatttgaggtttcaatttctaaaaaaaaaaaactcatgatTTGATTACAAGTTAGAATAAGAAATAATGAGTCTTGATTAGGCTCATAAAGATTATGATTATGATGCATTAGAtgcaaggaattgatcaaaaatCAAGTCTACATACATTAGTAAGAGATTGGAAACTGAAAAAATGATAAAGATCGAGTTTGAAGCGAATTAAGGGCTGCCAAAACGTGTAGATCGTGAAACGGTATGTCTGACCGGGCACGAGGGCGGGGTCTGACCAGGTCAACCGAGTGGTCTCCCGCGTGACACAAGAGAGTTAACTTGCTCCTCCATGTGGCACGGGAGTGGGTCAAATCCATAATTTTGATATTTGGCCATTTTTAGTCCCTTGGTTTGGTTTAGTCCAAAAATGCATAATTTAGACAAAAATTAACGAATGTACTTGATAAAATAACACATATAACATATGTATAAACTATGAATTAGTAAATGTAACAATACATGTATCATAATGAATAACAAAGCATAGAATATTCAAAGTTTAGTTTTATCAAAGAGTGTCACATCTAGTATATATCATCATAGAAGACATGAGTTTGATAATTAATCTTCTATCGTTATATGCCAATGAAAAGATGACAGGTGAACAAAATTTCTTCCCATCTTGGTCTTCAAGTCCAGGATTACTAGCATTCTAAGTAGGAAATGACTCGAGATGGGTTTCTATGGATTGTAACTAACACAATCATAGATCTTTTTCATTCCATTAGTTCCACTAAGACTATCTCCAATGCTAAGGGTGTCCTTAGGCGCCCTTAACTACCTAGTCAGCTGCCACATCATATCCTCACAAATCCTTAAAAATCCTCAGAAATCCTTAAAATTCATAGTTTCATCTCCAACCATACAAATATCCTTACATATCCTTACATTTTCCACATCAttaccttttttttttatttaaacttagTTATCTAAATTATTAAAATATAAATGTATTATAATTAAATGATTATACAATCAAATTacgtaaataaataatatttaaaataaaaagtaaacaaTATTtaagaaaacatatatatatcTTTTATAGATATATCTTTACTTAAAAATCATAATTAAACTGGATTTAAGGCTTGCTTTGTATCAGAATGGTAAATCAATTATTAATTAATAGCTGCCAATGAAGCCCAGCTCAGCTGGGTGGAGGTGTGAGGGTTTTACCCTCTGGTCACGGGTTCGATCCCGGGCTAGAGCGGTTTTCCCGCACGGGTGAGCTAAGGGGTCGACTACCAGCCGGTCGAAAGCTGGTGTGGGCTGGACCTTAGGGGGGGCCCGGGGGTCGATCCCGGGGGGCGGAGGTACTTCGTCTAGGTGTGTTCCGCtgagccattcaaaaaaaaaaaaattattaattaATAGCTATAAAATAAATTGCATGATAATGAGTTATTAAGTAAAGCTGTAAACAAATCAATTGGTTAATACTATTgggaaaaaataaaagaaaatgaaaaatggCTCAAAAGTGGCACAAGAACCCAAATAATGAAGTCCTTGCACAAGGATTTTTCTTTTGGATATACCAAAATCAAATGTTCTCCAATGGGCCCTTAAACAAGGATTTATTCCAAGTCATCTTGGATGGGATTATGGATCTCCCATTGGAGATAGTCTAATATAACTTTGTGGGGACCAGTAAGCTAGCTGTAATCTCCTTCAAAAGAATCCAAACACCAAAAACTGAACGTTATGACTTGATGTCAAACCATCTTCTAATTTATTGTTACATTGCTATGGTGATACACCGATATGACAAAAAAAAGTAGCACTTGGTTCAAGATTCATCAAATATATAGGGCTCTTAGATGCAGAGTTGGAACCGGCGAAAAAACATTTTTTTGGCTGGATTCATGGGCGACTGACAGGCCTTTGAAGGAGGAATTTCCGTTGATATTTGGTCTGGCAaaaaacaagatgaacaaggTAAGCCATAATTATAAGAAGAATCAGAATGGGGTTTTTTGGGATTGGCAGTGGTGTAGGTTGCCGAACAATGACAGTGAGAAGAATGAGTGGATAGCTCTAAAAGATTTACTCGTGAATCAACCAGTGGGCCGTAATGAAGACGTGTGGAGGTGGAAGGAAAATAACGTGCTGGGTTTCTCGGTAAAGGATGTAAGAAAGGATTTGTCAGGAATCATCGACGTAAACATGGTCCCAACCGATTACGAATGGAGCAAAATCGCTACTTCCAAAGTAAACTTATTTGTGCTACGGGCTGTGGAGGAGAGGATACCGACGATGGTATCATTAAGAAAAAGGGGTGTACAGCTTGGATCGGATCTGTGCAAGGTGTGTGGTATAGAGCCGGAAACGGCCGATCACATTGGTATCCATTGTCCAGCTGCGAAAGAAGTGTGGTTGCAGATATGGCTATGGATTAAAATACCTCTTCGGGATCACCGAGAAAAGATAACAACAAGACTTTCCGAAAAAGCAGAATGGCCcaagaaaaagatgaaaataatATACGCGATACATCTGGCAACTGTTTGGCAGCTCTGGAAAAACAGGAACAATAAAATTTATAACAATAAGTTTACGGAcccattcaagattgtggaagAAATCAAAGAAGAGACGTATGACTGGGTAAGAACTAGGGCAAAGCTCTCGGAGATAACATGGAGTGATTGGAAGAACTTCATCTTTATGGAGTAATTTTAGTCTAGTTTTTGGTTGTTAGTTTTCTGGGTGCAAGTATTTTCTTTTATATACTGGGTTGTAAACTGGATTGATAAGAGGCAATATATAGCACCTTGCTGTATGttgtttttcttttgttttttgatGGAATAAAGTTGTTTTgttgttgttcaaaaaaaaatatatgccTTCTTGGTTAAGTTCCTTAACAAATAGATATTGGGAAACGAGTCCCAAAAGGAAACTATTTATGGTATTATCCTCATCGCTTCTTGGTATATATGGAATGCTAGAAATAAGCTCTTTTTCTTTAAAATCGTGGTTAAAGTGGAAAACATAGTTGAAAACATCATATCTTTTGGGTTATTATGGTTGGAGAATAAGTCCAATCACAAATCCATTCTTTGGAAGGATCGATGTCGTTTCAAGCTTTTCAAGCTATTGTAATTTTGTAATTATGTTTTGgttcttttttatttgttttgttgtTTGGCCCCTTACCGTTGCTTGCTGTTTCAAGCTGTTGTAACTTTGTAATTATGTTTAAGTTCatagtaaattacaaaaaaacgtcctttatgtttacactaGATTGCAAACTATATCTTTtaccttcaaaaagtacaaaaaacatacttgatgtttgcaaactcttacacgttatgtcctttagccctaactgaGCTAAATTTTAATGTTAAATCAGAACAAATTGGtaattttactcatttattttgaatatataaaataaataaaacataaaggaattttaaaaatcaaaatatatGTAAAAACATACATATATCAGTATATATGACTTCCTCTCTcttagctctctctctctctctttctctctctaacaacttgttctcaccaccaccaccaccatagcacCACCGCctttcatgtcacaccccaactgatggcggaatcatcggggcgcggcactgagcgaaacagattgtccagaagtttccacaacaactattatataaattcagtttaaatgatacgtcccataccgtaccccaaataaataacaagttatcatagaaagcaactaggcaaataattccgttccgacaacaaagattcaattattattacagacaattgtttattatttctagactccctagcctcgatttcatcaccacgcgcctaagcatcctagcaacttaagcacctgtcacatacgttaaaataaagtcaatacatataatgtaaaggtgagcacacaagtttgataatagcatatagagttcgaatagtttacgcataaccaggcacatACACAGAGggaaacgaagcatgttaattatcgacatgggaccatcggtaccaacgactgcgggttgaccgtccgagacggttcgcaatacattattaccaccgtaatccatgcaagtaattgtccttaacaacccctgtgtgaacgggtgctgagtccaaactatagtactatgttgctgaggcaggtagatagcactccacgtgtaaacataataaacagcattcatttagtcaagtagcacatgcaaatggttagcgttcaaatagtttgtgtttgattgtgatttgataggtaacgtatgtaacacccaaaagtgctaaaagcaaaaagggatcgagtatactcacagtgattgattgtggattgaagggagcgctgagagtaagactagcctgaatagttcgatagcataacgataagtaacgcggaaaagtaagcAAGTGTGAATGgttcgaatgggctggtcgatcgaacggcaggttcgatcgaacgggctgttcggtcggctggtatgtccggttggacagccctgttcgatcggccggtaggctcgatcggctgggccattcgagtggattgtttcttcctctggtgtgtttgtgtttgaggattagaacttttgaagttttcgttgcagcatttgagaacactgaagtgttcctacctttcaagtcgatcgatcgagcggttcgctcgatcggctagctcactcgatcggctaggaacttcagaaatagtcctcaactgaatgtcactcgatcgaacggcctgttcgatcggctggcattccctactacgaacgagtggtaaaatcgatcaagtgttgaagtatagtatttcatgatccgaagagtaatgttcaccaaacgtagttcgatcgaacatctctTCCTCAATACTATGCTTCCTGAAATtttaaagtgtgggaccatgtgctagccgatcggctggcccggtcgatcggctggtatgtccgatcggctgggctgttcgaatagcctagccgttcggccagcaagtctgacctggtcggcctttcgtctaacacttggttgtttagTTACTTGTCATCATATCGAgttagtttgataacgagttgaactatgataccttcgttccTACTCGTCTCTCCGgctcagacaggaatcacccaaatccgtccgttgagcggttcagaacgtcggcttagagtttaacccattgtcggtgaacctcgtagatagaacccgaatcttgaaccatccaACAATTGGAATGATCGATGGGTTGGCTCAGGcttcgtttctaccggtttgaaggcattgagtgtaaaagagttgaaagaaagttgggattccttctttcaatccttcacaacttgtggatgtttagatctttgatagatcttaacttgtttatgtggaaatcggttagatctaagctattcatggttgaatgaggccaaagtttgatgttcttcaagaacaccatgatgacatcacccaagaacacttagatcttggtgatttcacggttagaatccaagttttgaaagatagaaagatgtagaatcaagtaatgataaaaaacgtacaagaattagagtgaaaacttaccggagttgagagaaatctgagaaaagatgaaggataggagctggccggtcaaaactttccaaaagtggaaatgaagacaaggacagccctatttataggcttccaaaaggggaaagtggcagccgatcggctaggagctccgatcgagtgggctgctcgatcggctggcaagatgctagccgatcggctagcctgttcgatcagggtgcttcctgttcgatccgcgacccacttcgAGTATTTCGCGAAGATTTTCGACGTTttgatttcgatggacgatgatacgaatacgataaagttcctaatcaaattactttcagtcccaactagtatatctaacatacaatcttctataagtcacgtttcgatgtcggtttcgattgagttcgattgcctttcgagtttcgattcgattttcgattgatttgcttgaataccacaccaaacataaagtaaacacgcacaagtaacacataaggcacacacacacgtataacaataccaaactttgcataattcgagtctcgagttcgatgtttgttagatcggtttgattactgattagttaactttatcgcattgttacatcctatcattcacagtcgtagatcggttcgcgttaaaacattcgattacttcgattcttgttgattacaacacttactccacataatacaactaaaacataaaatagactatctacagtcaaagaaagtcaaagttgacttggactttgactttgactttgacatttgaaaacacggggtgttacatttcaTCCTTATGCATCCCTTTAAACACCTCAGCTAAATCCACTTCTCAAACCAAATCAATACCCAAATCAAAATCCCCACAAATCAGAAACACTCACTGCTGAGTCTAATCGGAAACACCTGCCGTCATTGTAGACACTCCCCACCAAACtcaaatcaaaatccaaaaatatcAAAAACCCAATTCCCTTTACAATCTTTATAACATACCTAGTAATCAAAACCTGAGTTATACCCGATTCGATCAAACCCACAACCAAAACCCCCCGAGTTGTTTAAGAAAAAATAAAGGCCACAATAACCACCGATCAAAAACCCCACCATCGATCTGCTGTATAAAGGCCACATCCACCGAATCAGCCTCAGCCACCCACAGCCGCCACAAACACTAACCCCACACCGATTTGTTGTCTAAAGGCCACAACTACTGGATCTATCTCCACCACCCGTAACCACCACGGATCTGTAGGTATGCGATGGTGGAGGTGATGGTCAACGATGATGGACttgggagagagagagaaagagagacaGAGACAGACATACAGAGTGAGTGCATGTGTAGAGAGAGAGAAATGGAGAGAATGAGTGGCTGGATTTGAGGGTGGCCGGCGAAGCTGATGGTGGCAGGTGTAACAACCCTTGCCAAAATAATTATGTGTTATTTTAATAATGCCCAttaagaaaccctaattgagacccccaaatAATATGGCACGACCCATAATTTTCAAAAACAGTCAAAACTAGGAACATggccccctaaaactcaagggggttatTCCCTAATGGATAATTATCCATAAAATCGAAGTAAAACACGTTTAGTTTGATTTTGACTCACCAAGGCTATGTAGGACACGAGGCCACCCTAGCTAAAATAGGTGTgccccgcgtgtcgcgccaggaTCCCTGGCAGccggcgcgacacgcgggggacaCCAAAATCCAGTATATAATGCAGGGGTTTGGCACTTGCATGGTTTGATTGTTTCGACGTAAAAACTCACTACACACGTTAAGTTATAAGCTGTTTCGTTTAAAACTATCAAAATCTCGAACCTCTGCTATGACAACAGGGTAAAAACTCGATCACTACTatgatacaatgtccgatcgattaaaaccgatccgatggatgtttaagtgctgcctgaatacgggctatactttgtcattcgtcgtgagggtttcgaTCTCGTGAAATTATCGTAAATGTTGAATTAAGTTACTGACCTTGTTTCGTTTGCATTGTTATATTTAAACTAGGTTACcaggctaaatcagtaggcatACTCTGCccgtctaaacttgcaatgtgagtcattctgttTTTATCAAAGTTGCTTtgtaaaaccctaaatgttttccagttatactttgcagtgattaagtctGTGCTAATCTTTAATTACTAGCAGTAAGtgggggtattgtgcacattactactaatgatttatcactttaggtgggcgagcctaatttgtgatatgtccacagtcatagatccggtcgagtgacagctgaaccagctaattataagataggggcaaatgtgaaaactcttaatgctgtaaattgtaacaatgtgtcattttgtgtaaattgaatgactcgcctgtatttccccgctgataaaatctttttaaccatgtttcaggtgatttactgtgaacaagAAAAAGTGCCGTGTAGCACTACCAGCTTGGAtaaagtggctcagtaaataaaaaacatgtttttgtaaacaggggatttcccagtgaaattcctttattgtaaattacggggttcgtCCCGAagcttaaaataaaataattgggtaTTTTCAGTTTTAAATGATCCCGTTAAAAATTCCGATGCCAAATTAAATActaataccacgggtttctgtcccgcggcatTCGAACCAGGAAattgggtcgggggtcgtgacagaaggtggttgAATCGTTGAGGTGGAAGTGGTTGTGGCAGATGATATAAGAGAGAGGGGGGATGGGGTAGAGAGAGAAAGGtgtataactatatatatatgtgtgtgtgtgttatattagttttttaagtttatattttgttttatttattaaataaataatgtaaaatgacaaaaataccctcatgtggggtccactTAGTCAGacttaaccacaaaaattaattgAGTTAGAGccaaaggacataacgtgcaaggaTTTGTAAACATCAAGTACGTTATTTGCACGCTTTGAAGATAAAAGACATAGTTtgtaatttggtgtaaacataaaagacgaattttgtaatttactcttaagtTTATGTAATACACAAGTTTCTAACATAGTTGTACAGGTCACTCCCCTCTACATTTTGTAATCAATGTTTTGgctatttttaaaattttgatcATAACGAGAAAGTCAAGAGGACCAATTTTCCTAATTTAAAAGGAGGTAGTGGACTTTCTCACACTCCGCATCAGGTTTTCGGCCAGTATCAATTCGGTTTGTTGTGTTATTATTTGTTACAATACATGCATGGCACCGATGCTTAGTATAATTATTAAGTCAAACTTGAGTTCCAAGTTATTAGAGGCATTAAGGCCCTTTCACATTACCAATTCCCGGCGAACATGGGCGTCAAACTCTGGCACCAAGATCCCTTCGCCAAGGCTATGGTGAGCATGAAGggataagagagagagagagaaagagagcgagagagagagagagagagagagataccaTGTGTGAATGGGGAGTGGTGTGTGtaaggctgtaaacgaaccgaacgttcagcgaacagttcgtgaaccgttcgacgggaagttcgtttatgttcgttcaattagcttaacgaacgaacacgaacaaaaaatttcgttcggttagcttagcgaacgaacacgaacacatgtCTTGTTCGTTCGActacgttcgtgaacgttcgataatttgttcgtttacgttcgttcgtgttcgtttgattatataaaaaaaaataataaataataaatcttttatctaaacatattgaaaagtTGAAACACTATTGTTTTCTAAGTTAGCCAAAATTTAGACATCCTAAGACATTTTTGaggataattatgtctaaattAGTTAAACTTGAATCATCGTTTGGTGGTCTAGTGGACTTCTTGTATTTTGATTATCATTtaatggttgtatttaactacttatatccatGTTTAagtattttcaagttaaatgttcatttgtgtttgtttttatttgcttatgttcgtttgtgttcgagaccagtgttcacaaactgtcgtgaacaactgaatttccttaacgaacgaacacgaacataaacttatgttcggtatgcgttcgtgaacagttcgcgaacatgttaatttccttaataaacgaacacgaacatggccttgttcgtgttcctTCGGTTCGTTTACGATCCTAggtatgtgtgtgtgagagaaagagattaaacaatttttgttttatttttagtcAATCTTGTGGTACTACATCCCTTTTACTTTTTAATTAACCCACTACACCCCTCTAAATGGGTAGTTTGATTAAAGCTTCACTGTCTACGTGGCTAGGGGAATCTATGTAGGGGCCAGGGGTGCCAAATTCCTCTGTTGATGTATTGGAAATCCTTGAGCAGATATTTGGATACTTTGAATCTAAGTAGTGTTGCAAAAATCATGCTTCAACGCATCTGTTCTCAAGCTCCGACGAATCCTTTAATCGAAGAGTAATGAACAGTCGGTGATTTGTGAGACTGGGGACACCGACGAGTTTG
This genomic stretch from Helianthus annuus cultivar XRQ/B chromosome 8, HanXRQr2.0-SUNRISE, whole genome shotgun sequence harbors:
- the LOC118480907 gene encoding uncharacterized protein LOC118480907, translated to MTKKSSTWFKIHQIYRALRCRVGTGEKTFFWLDSWATDRPLKEEFPLIFGLAKNKMNKVSHNYKKNQNGVFWDWQWCRLPNNDSEKNEWIALKDLLVNQPVGRNEDVWRWKENNVLGFSVKDVRKDLSGIIDVNMVPTDYEWSKIATSKVNLFVLRAVEERIPTMVSLRKRGVQLGSDLCKVCGIEPETADHIGIHCPAAKEVWLQIWLWIKIPLRDHREKITTRLSEKAEWPKKKMKIIYAIHLATVWQLWKNRNNKIYNNKFTDPFKIVEEIKEETYDWVRTRAKLSEITWSDWKNFIFME